Proteins found in one Halogeometricum rufum genomic segment:
- a CDS encoding ribonucleotide-diphosphate reductase subunit beta, with the protein MPILNHDAEHDPNKILPIDYDWARQYYRDGVANNWVPEEIPMQEDVAQWNGDALTDSERRLVEWNLGFFSTAESLTANNIVLALYEYVTAPECRQYLLRQAYEEAIHTDTFIYCCDSLGFDPEYMYGMYDRVPAIQEKDEFVVDLTRNLDDADFAVEDTEDVRDLLRDLVGFYVVMEGVFFYAGFAMMLALKRQNKMVGIGQQFEYIMRDESLHVGFGVDLINQIRAENPGVWTDAFGAEVRDLIEEAVELEQLYAREACPDDVLGMSPGQFAEYVEHVADRRLGQLDLDPSYGTDNPFPWMSEAVDLNKEKNFFETQVTEYQSGGSLDW; encoded by the coding sequence ATGCCAATCCTGAACCACGACGCGGAACACGACCCGAACAAGATACTGCCCATCGACTACGACTGGGCGCGCCAGTACTACCGCGACGGCGTCGCCAACAACTGGGTGCCCGAGGAGATACCGATGCAGGAGGACGTCGCCCAGTGGAACGGCGACGCCCTGACCGACTCGGAGCGACGGTTGGTCGAGTGGAACCTCGGCTTCTTCTCCACCGCGGAGTCGCTGACGGCGAACAACATCGTCCTCGCCCTCTACGAGTACGTCACCGCCCCCGAGTGCCGCCAGTACCTGCTCCGACAGGCCTACGAGGAGGCCATCCACACGGACACGTTCATCTACTGCTGTGACTCGCTTGGGTTCGACCCCGAGTACATGTACGGCATGTACGACCGCGTCCCCGCGATTCAGGAGAAAGACGAGTTCGTCGTCGACCTGACGCGGAACCTCGACGACGCCGACTTCGCGGTCGAAGACACCGAGGACGTGCGTGACCTCCTGCGGGACCTGGTCGGCTTCTACGTCGTCATGGAGGGCGTGTTCTTCTACGCCGGGTTCGCCATGATGCTGGCGCTGAAGCGACAGAACAAGATGGTCGGCATCGGTCAGCAGTTCGAGTACATCATGCGCGACGAGTCCCTGCACGTGGGGTTCGGCGTGGACCTCATAAACCAGATTCGCGCGGAGAACCCCGGCGTCTGGACCGACGCGTTCGGCGCGGAGGTGCGTGACCTGATTGAGGAGGCGGTGGAGTTAGAGCAGTTGTACGCCCGCGAGGCGTGCCCCGACGACGTGCTGGGGATGAGTCCCGGCCAGTTCGCCGAGTACGTGGAACACGTCGCCGACCGGCGACTCGGGCAGTTGGACCTCGACCCCAGTTACGGGACGGACAACCCGTTCCCGTGGATGAGCGAGGCGGTCGACCTCAACAAGGAGAAGAACTTCTTCGAGACGCAGGTGACGGAGTACCAGAGCGGCGGGTCGCTGGACTGGTAG
- a CDS encoding amidohydrolase has product MTAADSGRIRDELREIRRAFHRYPEPAWCEFVTTARVVDSVERIGVDEVRYGPDVTDPDSRLSVPAEERLDEWFRRAEDHGVRADVLERMRGGHTGAVAVLERGDGPVVALRVDVDALSVTESDDPSHRPAAEGFRSTNDGVMHACGHDGHATIGLGVLEAVAESDFAGTFKVLFQPAEEVAGGAKALAAGGQVDDVDHLLAVHLGLDRPTGTVVAGVVKPLAIRRFVATFSGTPAHAAKNPEAGDNAIQAAVSAASDLYAVPRHGDGATRVNVGHVDGGAPAHTNVVADRAAFEAEVRGEDTDLMEYMFEECATVIRTAAERHGCDVDIAVTGEAPRADSDAATAEHVERAARAHPGVTTTIPSADFGASEDATFLMRRVNENGGNAAYAVVGTDHPGGHHTPTFDVDERSLELAVDVLADAVLRLGESR; this is encoded by the coding sequence ATGACGGCCGCCGACTCGGGGCGGATTCGAGACGAGTTGCGCGAGATTCGGCGGGCGTTCCACCGCTACCCCGAACCGGCGTGGTGCGAGTTCGTCACGACCGCTCGCGTCGTCGACTCCGTCGAACGCATCGGCGTCGACGAGGTGCGGTACGGTCCAGACGTGACCGACCCGGACAGTCGACTGTCCGTGCCGGCGGAGGAACGACTGGACGAGTGGTTCCGGCGCGCCGAGGACCACGGCGTGCGCGCGGACGTCCTCGAACGGATGCGCGGCGGGCACACGGGCGCGGTGGCCGTCCTCGAACGCGGCGACGGTCCCGTCGTGGCCCTCCGCGTGGACGTCGATGCCCTCTCCGTCACCGAGTCCGACGACCCGTCGCACCGCCCCGCCGCAGAGGGGTTCCGCTCGACCAACGACGGCGTGATGCACGCCTGCGGCCACGACGGCCACGCGACCATCGGCCTCGGCGTCCTCGAAGCCGTCGCCGAGAGCGACTTCGCGGGGACGTTCAAAGTCCTCTTCCAACCCGCAGAGGAGGTGGCCGGCGGCGCGAAGGCCCTCGCGGCGGGCGGGCAGGTGGACGACGTGGACCACCTCCTCGCCGTCCACCTCGGCCTCGACAGGCCGACGGGAACCGTCGTCGCGGGCGTCGTCAAACCCCTCGCGATTCGCCGGTTCGTCGCGACGTTCTCCGGGACGCCCGCTCACGCCGCGAAGAACCCCGAGGCCGGCGACAACGCGATTCAGGCGGCGGTGTCGGCGGCGTCGGACCTGTACGCCGTCCCCCGCCACGGCGACGGCGCGACGCGGGTCAACGTCGGCCACGTCGACGGTGGCGCGCCCGCGCACACGAACGTCGTCGCCGACCGGGCCGCCTTCGAGGCGGAGGTCCGCGGCGAGGACACCGACCTGATGGAGTACATGTTCGAGGAGTGCGCGACGGTGATTCGGACCGCGGCCGAGCGTCACGGCTGTGACGTCGACATCGCCGTCACGGGCGAGGCGCCGCGGGCCGACAGCGACGCGGCGACGGCCGAACACGTCGAACGGGCCGCGCGGGCGCACCCCGGCGTGACGACGACGATTCCGTCGGCCGACTTCGGCGCGAGCGAGGACGCCACGTTCCTGATGCGCCGGGTGAACGAGAACGGCGGAAACGCGGCGTACGCCGTCGTCGGAACGGACCATCCCGGCGGCCACCACACGCCGACGTTCGACGTCGACGAACGGAGCCTCGAACTCGCGGTGGACGTCCTCGCCGACGCCGTCCTGCGACTGGGCGAGTCGCGGTGA
- a CDS encoding threonine ammonia-lyase — protein sequence MTTYDTVESPDETTVFSYHDLEPPTLSDVYAARSVVSRHLPETPLVRSEFLSAELDADVYLKREDTLPTGAFKVRGGVNLCARLDEEFHDPGLVAASTGNHGQSVAYAGREFDIPVVVAVPGDPNPDKVAAMERFGAEVHPHGRDYDDAREWAEARARTEGYRYVHSANEPALVAGVATAGLEVVERVPEVDTLFCPVGGGSSASGYCLTVGDIADADVVGVQSENASAMYHAWAEGHLRPREDADTYAEGLQSRVPFALTTEMLREGLSEMVLVSDDRIEDAVETMLREEHLLLEGAACAAVAAALERGDELAGQTVVLQVSGRNLAASKLEAAVCGEGGGSE from the coding sequence ATGACAACGTACGACACCGTAGAGTCGCCCGACGAGACGACGGTGTTCTCGTATCACGACCTCGAACCGCCGACGCTCTCGGACGTGTACGCGGCACGTTCGGTCGTCAGCCGACACCTGCCGGAGACGCCCCTCGTCCGCAGCGAGTTCCTCTCGGCCGAACTCGACGCCGACGTCTACCTCAAGCGCGAGGATACGCTGCCGACGGGCGCGTTCAAGGTCCGCGGCGGCGTCAACCTCTGCGCCCGACTCGACGAGGAATTTCACGACCCCGGCCTCGTCGCGGCGAGTACGGGGAACCACGGCCAGTCCGTCGCCTACGCGGGCCGGGAGTTCGACATCCCCGTCGTCGTCGCCGTCCCGGGCGACCCGAACCCCGACAAGGTGGCGGCGATGGAGCGGTTCGGTGCGGAGGTACACCCGCACGGCCGCGATTACGACGACGCGCGCGAGTGGGCCGAAGCGCGGGCGCGAACGGAGGGCTACCGCTACGTCCACTCGGCGAACGAACCGGCACTCGTCGCGGGCGTCGCCACCGCCGGCCTCGAAGTCGTCGAACGAGTCCCCGAGGTGGACACCCTGTTCTGCCCCGTCGGCGGCGGCAGTAGCGCGTCGGGCTACTGTCTGACCGTCGGCGACATCGCGGACGCCGACGTCGTCGGCGTGCAGTCGGAGAACGCGAGTGCGATGTACCACGCGTGGGCCGAGGGGCACCTCCGCCCGCGCGAGGACGCGGACACCTACGCCGAGGGCCTCCAGTCGCGCGTCCCGTTCGCCCTCACGACCGAGATGCTGCGCGAGGGCCTCTCCGAGATGGTCCTCGTGAGCGACGACCGAATCGAGGACGCCGTCGAGACGATGCTCCGGGAGGAACACCTCCTCCTGGAGGGGGCGGCCTGTGCCGCCGTCGCGGCGGCACTCGAACGCGGCGACGAACTCGCCGGGCAGACGGTGGTACTGCAGGTTTCGGGGCGCAACCTCGCCGCGTCGAAACTGGAAGCGGCGGTCTGCGGGGAGGGCGGGGGGTCGGAATGA
- a CDS encoding PPC domain-containing protein, with translation MSNENTADDGVERRSVIQTGALLSAGIFAGSQGVAANEDDSTATPTADGASEGETVGCGDTITGELTEDDESGFRGDGHYQDAYQLSVEDDAFVSLTLSTSQPEDPEEGTNDPYLYLLDSNGFVLAEDDDSGGELNSAISRVRLSASETYTVLATTYAPEDTFSYELGVDCILALSAEKWLGCGDTLTKPLESSDETGFRGPNFYHDVIGFEGSAGQNVRISMSSAEGDTYVYLVAPDGEIVAQDDDSGEGTNSLVTATLDADGDHYIVATSWAPETTFEYDISLDCPPERDPEVIECGQEVAGELARGDRTGFRGDGFYSDFYAFEGTAGDFVSVLMGPPRFESGDAYLYLLDPDGRIIAEDDDGGIGTDALINRRLGADGEYTIVATSFGSGERFPYELILGCQSTGAPPCNETIACNTTVTGTLEPGDQSGFRGPNYFQDVHCFDGESGDVVTVSHSSEAFADPYLYLVDPDGTVVAEDDDSGGNLDSLIREYELTQSGTYQIVATSYARGASFDYNLTLQCR, from the coding sequence ATGTCGAACGAAAATACCGCAGACGACGGCGTCGAACGACGAAGCGTGATACAGACAGGAGCGCTCCTCTCGGCCGGCATCTTCGCCGGCTCGCAGGGAGTCGCCGCGAACGAGGACGACTCGACAGCGACACCGACGGCCGACGGTGCCTCGGAGGGAGAAACTGTCGGCTGCGGCGACACGATAACGGGAGAGTTGACCGAGGACGACGAGAGCGGGTTCCGCGGTGACGGACACTATCAGGACGCGTATCAGTTGTCCGTCGAGGACGACGCGTTCGTCTCGCTCACGCTCTCGACGAGTCAGCCCGAGGACCCCGAGGAGGGAACGAACGACCCGTACCTCTATCTCCTCGACTCGAACGGTTTCGTCCTCGCCGAGGACGACGACAGCGGCGGGGAGCTGAACTCGGCCATCAGCCGCGTTCGGCTGTCCGCCTCCGAGACGTACACCGTCCTCGCGACGACGTACGCCCCGGAAGACACCTTCTCGTACGAGTTGGGCGTCGACTGCATCCTCGCCCTCTCTGCGGAGAAGTGGCTCGGCTGCGGCGACACGCTGACGAAACCGCTGGAGAGCAGCGACGAGACGGGGTTCCGCGGGCCGAACTTCTACCACGACGTCATCGGCTTCGAGGGGTCGGCGGGCCAGAACGTGCGCATCTCGATGTCGTCGGCCGAGGGCGACACGTACGTCTACCTCGTCGCCCCGGACGGCGAAATCGTCGCTCAAGACGACGATAGCGGGGAGGGAACGAACTCGCTCGTCACGGCAACGCTCGACGCCGACGGCGACCACTACATCGTCGCGACGAGTTGGGCCCCCGAGACGACGTTCGAGTACGACATCTCGCTCGACTGTCCGCCCGAACGCGACCCCGAGGTCATCGAGTGCGGTCAGGAGGTGGCCGGCGAACTCGCGCGGGGAGACCGGACCGGCTTCCGCGGCGACGGGTTCTACAGCGACTTCTACGCGTTCGAGGGTACCGCCGGCGACTTCGTCTCGGTTCTGATGGGACCGCCGCGGTTCGAGTCGGGCGACGCCTACCTCTACCTCCTCGACCCGGACGGACGCATCATCGCCGAGGACGACGACGGCGGTATCGGCACGGACGCGCTCATCAACCGACGGCTCGGGGCGGACGGCGAGTACACCATCGTCGCGACGAGTTTCGGCTCGGGCGAACGGTTCCCGTACGAGCTGATTCTGGGTTGTCAGTCCACCGGAGCGCCGCCCTGCAACGAGACCATCGCGTGCAACACCACCGTCACGGGGACCCTCGAACCCGGCGACCAGAGCGGCTTCCGCGGACCGAACTACTTCCAGGACGTCCACTGCTTCGACGGCGAGAGCGGCGACGTCGTGACCGTCTCGCACTCCAGCGAGGCGTTCGCCGACCCGTATCTCTACCTCGTCGACCCGGACGGAACAGTCGTCGCCGAGGACGACGACAGCGGCGGCAACCTCGATTCGCTGATTCGGGAGTACGAACTCACCCAGTCGGGGACCTATCAGATCGTGGCTACCAGCTACGCCCGAGGGGCGTCGTTCGACTACAACCTGACGCTCCAGTGTCGGTGA
- a CDS encoding YihY/virulence factor BrkB family protein, whose amino-acid sequence MSTTSGVVSSAKAVGEAFREKNVTFLAGSIAYNAFVSLVPILLFFVLVVAFFGTGWQDQILSTITQNVSPTIGDFIKRMFATQADKVTGSSVVGFAVLVWSALKIFRGLDTAFSEIYEVEADNSIVDQIKDGVVVLVSLLLSIAAMIAATSVFGAFQGMIPYLGALLPFLLALGLVVAFFPIYYVFPDVDVSAREILPGVVVAAVGWALLQGLFQIYVAHSTAGGTDIVTGIMLLLTWLYFTGVVLLLGAVINAVRGGYTKYQRA is encoded by the coding sequence ATGAGCACCACGTCGGGAGTCGTCTCGTCGGCCAAGGCCGTGGGCGAAGCGTTCCGCGAGAAGAACGTCACCTTCCTCGCGGGGAGCATCGCCTACAACGCCTTCGTCTCCCTCGTTCCCATCCTGTTGTTCTTCGTCCTCGTCGTCGCGTTCTTCGGAACGGGATGGCAGGACCAGATTCTCTCGACCATCACGCAGAACGTCTCGCCGACCATCGGCGACTTCATCAAACGGATGTTCGCCACGCAGGCCGACAAGGTCACCGGCTCGTCCGTCGTCGGGTTCGCCGTCCTCGTATGGAGTGCGCTGAAGATATTCCGCGGCCTCGACACGGCGTTCTCCGAGATATACGAGGTGGAGGCCGACAACTCCATCGTCGACCAGATAAAAGACGGCGTCGTCGTCCTCGTCAGCCTGCTGCTCTCCATCGCGGCCATGATAGCCGCGACCAGCGTGTTCGGGGCGTTTCAGGGGATGATTCCCTACCTCGGCGCACTCCTGCCCTTCCTGCTCGCCCTCGGACTCGTCGTGGCGTTCTTCCCGATATACTACGTCTTCCCCGACGTGGACGTCTCCGCCCGGGAGATTCTCCCCGGCGTCGTCGTCGCGGCGGTGGGCTGGGCGCTCCTGCAGGGCCTGTTCCAGATATACGTCGCTCACTCGACGGCCGGCGGTACCGACATCGTCACCGGCATCATGCTGCTTCTCACCTGGCTCTACTTCACCGGCGTCGTCCTCCTCCTCGGCGCGGTCATCAACGCCGTCCGCGGCGGCTACACGAAGTATCAGCGAGCTTGA
- a CDS encoding helix-turn-helix domain-containing protein, whose amino-acid sequence MPDSMSKQLEADIECEGLLECFYGLKQLDKECYRALVTADDPLTVDGVADAVDRERSTAYRAVQRLLESGFIEKEQVNYDQGGYYHVYSPADSDEIATNMQRMLNDWYAEMGQLIGEFERKYDRESTDDARSAMSR is encoded by the coding sequence ATGCCCGATTCAATGTCCAAGCAACTCGAGGCGGACATCGAATGTGAGGGGCTCCTCGAGTGCTTCTACGGTCTGAAGCAACTCGACAAGGAGTGTTACAGAGCCCTCGTCACAGCCGACGACCCCCTCACCGTGGACGGGGTGGCCGACGCGGTCGACCGCGAACGGTCCACCGCGTACCGGGCGGTCCAACGTCTCCTCGAGAGCGGCTTCATCGAGAAGGAGCAGGTGAACTACGACCAAGGCGGCTACTACCACGTCTACTCGCCGGCCGACTCGGACGAGATTGCCACCAACATGCAGCGCATGCTCAACGACTGGTACGCGGAGATGGGACAACTCATCGGCGAGTTCGAGCGGAAGTACGACCGCGAGTCGACCGACGACGCGCGGTCGGCGATGTCGCGGTAG
- a CDS encoding DUF7512 family protein: MLGLEGLSGNMLAATLIGLVLVEAIVLYVGYGILESALGKRVTDLIRGI; encoded by the coding sequence ATGTTAGGGCTCGAAGGTCTGAGCGGGAACATGCTGGCGGCGACCCTCATCGGGTTGGTGCTGGTAGAAGCGATCGTGCTGTACGTGGGGTACGGCATTCTCGAATCGGCGCTGGGGAAGCGCGTGACCGACCTCATCAGGGGTATCTAA
- a CDS encoding sulfite exporter TauE/SafE family protein, translating into MEILGVGVELLTMFAGFGLLIGILFGFFGMGGSFLVTPALLVMGYAPNVAVGSGLAFVFGTSVIATLKHRDLGQVDYKLGVLMIAGTTAGIEVGKIGLEYLQHIGLAGSIVSIAYVGLLGSIGVFVTYNAVKGGGGGISHDAEDADADADDIPDIAKKIQSYHVPPMISLRGGITVSLWMVLLVAFATGLLSGFLGVGGGFIRMPALFYLVGVPVPVAVGTDLFEIVFSGGIGSFLYAQSGAVDLSIVVPLLAGSALGARLGAGATSLVDEDDIKVYFGVMLLLGAFAVAVRQVGDYVGIEVFDVVSLAIILGAALLVSGAVVLSSIRELRAEAVTSERSTAD; encoded by the coding sequence ATGGAGATACTCGGAGTCGGCGTCGAGTTGCTGACGATGTTCGCCGGATTCGGACTGCTCATCGGAATCCTGTTCGGGTTCTTCGGGATGGGCGGTTCGTTCCTCGTCACGCCGGCGTTACTCGTGATGGGGTACGCACCGAACGTCGCCGTCGGGTCCGGCCTCGCGTTCGTGTTCGGTACCTCCGTCATCGCGACGCTCAAACACCGGGACCTCGGACAGGTGGACTACAAACTCGGTGTGCTGATGATAGCCGGGACGACCGCCGGCATCGAAGTCGGGAAGATAGGGTTGGAGTACCTCCAACACATCGGACTCGCGGGTAGCATCGTCAGCATCGCCTACGTGGGCCTGCTGGGTTCTATCGGCGTGTTCGTGACGTACAACGCGGTCAAGGGCGGCGGCGGCGGTATCTCGCACGACGCCGAGGACGCCGACGCCGACGCCGACGACATCCCCGACATCGCGAAGAAGATTCAGTCGTACCACGTCCCCCCGATGATCTCCCTCCGGGGCGGCATCACCGTCTCGCTGTGGATGGTCCTCCTGGTCGCGTTCGCGACGGGACTGCTCTCGGGCTTCCTCGGCGTGGGTGGCGGCTTCATCCGCATGCCCGCGCTGTTCTACCTCGTGGGCGTCCCCGTCCCCGTCGCGGTCGGGACGGACCTGTTCGAGATCGTGTTCTCGGGCGGTATCGGGTCGTTCCTGTACGCCCAGTCCGGCGCGGTGGACCTGTCCATCGTCGTGCCGCTACTGGCCGGGAGCGCTCTCGGTGCGAGACTCGGCGCCGGCGCGACGAGCCTCGTCGACGAGGACGACATCAAGGTCTACTTCGGCGTGATGCTGCTGCTCGGCGCGTTCGCCGTCGCCGTCCGGCAGGTCGGCGACTACGTCGGCATCGAAGTGTTCGACGTCGTCAGCCTCGCCATCATCCTCGGCGCGGCACTGCTGGTGAGTGGCGCAGTCGTCCTCAGCAGCATCCGCGAACTCCGCGCCGAGGCGGTCACCAGCGAACGGTCGACCGCCGACTGA
- a CDS encoding amphi-Trp domain-containing protein, which produces MTDDDSPTEDRTVIRSGRDFEEEFRLDAREAGDFLVALGEQLRDGDEVTISTDEWELPFAFGEPVELEIDYEGVGEPELEIELELPGRTDEEPPRIE; this is translated from the coding sequence ATGACGGACGACGACTCACCGACCGAAGACCGTACCGTGATCCGTTCCGGACGCGACTTCGAAGAGGAGTTCCGACTCGACGCCCGCGAGGCGGGCGACTTCCTCGTGGCCCTCGGCGAACAGTTGCGCGACGGCGACGAGGTCACGATTTCGACTGACGAGTGGGAACTCCCCTTCGCGTTCGGCGAACCGGTAGAACTCGAAATCGACTACGAGGGCGTCGGGGAACCCGAACTCGAGATAGAATTAGAACTCCCGGGGCGAACCGACGAGGAGCCACCGCGCATCGAGTAA